The genome window ACACAAGAAACGCGGGATTGAGTATTTCCACGTGGGGCTCACCATTACTCTCTTTGACGTATATGCGGGAGCATTTCCACGGGCGCGGCTTCAGCATGATCGCCTCATGATCGCCTTTGGCGGGAGGATGGATAGTGCCGCCGCGTGAGATTTCGGACAAAGCTTCCGGCACCACCGGAGAATGGGCGTGACGATCCGCCCGCGCTTATCTCACATCACTTCTGGTCAAGCGATGAAAGGACATCTGTGACCACACCGGAGAACACCGCCCAACCAGGCGGTTCCGAGCAGAACCTGGCGAGCCTGCGTATTCCAGAATTGCGCGCGGTGGCCGCACAGATGGGGCTCAAAGGAATATCGGGGCTGCGTAAATCCGAGTTGATTGACGCCATCGAAGGTCGGGGGCCGCACGGAACTACTCGGAGAAAGAGCACGAGAACAATGGCGAAGGAACCAGAGGAATTGGTGGATCGGGTCATCGTGCAGGAAACCCCCGGCGATACCGCTAGGGATCACCGCGAGGCCCCCCGCGAGCGGAACGAGCGCCGCGAAGGTGACGGTCGGCGTGCCGACGCCCCCACGCACGCGAGCCGCACCGAGGCCACGGAGAAAACGGAGGACGGGGAGAACCGCCAGCACTCGGAGGGGAACCACGAGAGCAACCACTACGAGTCCCGCGCCGCCGCGCGCCGGGCGCGCCGCAACCGCGCTCGCCAGCAGCACCGCGAGGAGCATGGCGGCGGGGCCGAGCAGGGCAATAACGAGGCGCAGGAGCGCGAGGATTCCCGTGGGGATCACGAGCGCCGCGATCATTCCGATCAGCGCGATGCCCGCAACGGGCGCAACAACCGCCGCAATAACCGGCGCAACAACCGCCGGGGCCGGGGTAACGAGGGCGGCCGCGAGTCCCGCGAGCACAACGAGCCGCTGCTGCCGGAGGAACTGGAGCAGGTGGCCGGCATCCTGGACATGGTGGATAACAACGTGGCCTTCCTGCGCACCACGGGCTATCACCCTTCCTCCGCGGACGTGTACGTGAGCAATCAGTTGATCCGCAAGTGCGGGCTGCGCGCCGGTGACGCCATCGTGGGCCAGGTCAAGCAGGGGCAGACCCAGACGCGCGGCCACGGGCGCAATAAGCAGAAGTACAACAACCTCGTGCGCGTGGACACGGTCAATGGCATGACGGTGGACGAGGCCCGGCAGCGCCCGAACTTTGCCAAACTCACCCCGCTGTATCCCAACCAGCGCCTGCGCCTGGAGACGGAACAGAAGATCCTGACCACCCGCGTGATCGACCTCATCATGCCCATCGGCAAGGGACAGCGCGCGCTGATCGTCTCCCCGCCCAAGGCCGGTAAGACCACGATCCTGCAAAACGTGGCCAACGCGATCTCCACCAATAACCCGGAGTGCTACCTCATGGTGGTGCTGGTGGACGAGCGCCCCGAGGAGGTCACGGACATGCAGCGCTCCGTGAACGGCGAGGTGATCGCCTCCACGTTTGATCGCCCGCCGAGCGAGCACACCGCCGTGGCGGAACTGGCCATCGAGCGCGCCAAGCGCCTGGTGGAGCAGGGCCGCGACGTGGTGGTGCTGCTGGATTCCATCACCCGACTGGGCCGCGCCTATAACAATTCCTCCCCGGCCTCCGGCCGAATCCTCTCCGGCGGCGTGGATTCCAATGCCCTTTACCCGCCCAAGCGCTTCCTGGGCGCCGCGCGCAACATTGAAAACGGCGGCAGCCTCACCATCATCGCCACGGCGATGGTGGAGACGGGTTCTGCGGGTGACACCGTGATCTTCGAG of Corynebacterium sp. 21KM1197 contains these proteins:
- the rho gene encoding transcription termination factor Rho produces the protein MTTPENTAQPGGSEQNLASLRIPELRAVAAQMGLKGISGLRKSELIDAIEGRGPHGTTRRKSTRTMAKEPEELVDRVIVQETPGDTARDHREAPRERNERREGDGRRADAPTHASRTEATEKTEDGENRQHSEGNHESNHYESRAAARRARRNRARQQHREEHGGGAEQGNNEAQEREDSRGDHERRDHSDQRDARNGRNNRRNNRRNNRRGRGNEGGRESREHNEPLLPEELEQVAGILDMVDNNVAFLRTTGYHPSSADVYVSNQLIRKCGLRAGDAIVGQVKQGQTQTRGHGRNKQKYNNLVRVDTVNGMTVDEARQRPNFAKLTPLYPNQRLRLETEQKILTTRVIDLIMPIGKGQRALIVSPPKAGKTTILQNVANAISTNNPECYLMVVLVDERPEEVTDMQRSVNGEVIASTFDRPPSEHTAVAELAIERAKRLVEQGRDVVVLLDSITRLGRAYNNSSPASGRILSGGVDSNALYPPKRFLGAARNIENGGSLTIIATAMVETGSAGDTVIFEEFKGTGNAELKLDRKISERRVFPAVDVGPSGTRKDELLLAPEEARLVHKLRRILAALDNQQAIDLLMKQLKKTKNNGEFLMQVASSAPMAKREDEEDYS